In Thalassospira sp. TSL5-1, one DNA window encodes the following:
- a CDS encoding efflux RND transporter periplasmic adaptor subunit, producing MHTITDHNDKIAATLTSLSFEPAANDPPPPKKHRSKGAHAIAIMTMIGIIAAFLTAAIMAPNDDAPLLVRMKGLFSEITDVSEPGANARLNATSTQTTLPLTETFPTPSNAPAPREITGSGFVVTPRFTAVFSKYEGRITNIAVVPGDRVAQGQILVTLEDANADFALEQALADKNAASLSLAAAMIDLKQARTTLDRIEILAKRDAVSKQRLDETRTMARSAANNVEQARQKIESTDLAIRIAKERLAELVIRAPFAGTVTHLNAHTGDTVLARADSVRDSQSLLTLADTQHMMIDADVAETNIASLHPGLRGEAVLDGFPNYPFPVEVTRLSPVVSLEKGTITLRLSLIDPPKGMRPNMAARIRLLLPHQAKLHESSLQTGDVTQ from the coding sequence ATGCACACAATAACCGATCACAACGACAAAATTGCCGCAACACTGACATCCCTGTCGTTTGAACCAGCGGCCAATGACCCACCACCCCCGAAAAAGCACAGATCAAAGGGGGCGCATGCCATCGCCATTATGACGATGATCGGGATCATCGCAGCCTTCCTGACAGCCGCGATAATGGCCCCAAATGATGACGCGCCCCTTCTTGTGCGTATGAAGGGCCTGTTTTCCGAAATAACCGATGTGTCGGAACCCGGAGCCAATGCGCGGCTTAACGCCACATCCACACAAACCACTCTGCCCTTAACCGAAACCTTCCCCACACCGTCAAATGCACCGGCCCCAAGAGAAATTACCGGTTCCGGGTTTGTGGTAACGCCCCGTTTCACCGCCGTATTTTCCAAATATGAAGGCCGCATCACCAATATTGCCGTTGTACCCGGCGACAGGGTGGCACAAGGGCAAATACTGGTCACACTGGAAGATGCCAATGCCGATTTTGCCCTGGAACAGGCCCTGGCCGACAAGAATGCCGCCAGTCTTTCGCTTGCGGCAGCGATGATTGATTTAAAACAGGCCCGCACGACCCTTGACCGCATTGAAATTCTGGCAAAGCGCGATGCGGTATCCAAACAGCGGCTGGATGAAACACGCACAATGGCAAGAAGTGCAGCCAACAACGTAGAGCAGGCGCGACAAAAGATTGAGAGCACCGACCTTGCCATTCGCATCGCCAAAGAACGCCTGGCAGAACTTGTCATTCGTGCGCCTTTTGCCGGGACTGTCACACACTTAAACGCCCATACTGGCGACACGGTACTGGCCCGCGCCGATAGTGTTCGTGACAGCCAAAGCCTGCTGACCCTTGCTGATACACAGCACATGATGATCGACGCCGACGTGGCCGAAACAAATATTGCCAGCCTTCATCCGGGATTACGCGGCGAAGCCGTTCTGGATGGTTTTCCCAATTATCCTTTCCCCGTTGAAGTCACCCGGTTGTCCCCTGTCGTGTCGCTTGAAAAGGGCACAATCACGCTGCGTCTTTCCCTGATTGATCCGCCAAAAGGCATGCGGCCCAACATGGCGGCACGCATCCGCCTTTTGCTTCCCCATCAAGCCAAGCTGCATGAAAGCAGCCTGCAAACAGGTGACGTAACACAATGA
- a CDS encoding AraC family transcriptional regulator gives MLFIPLPFVVSLLLIILFVAVIKRDSETAANIPFLALILLSALQSVFSGLHWGYDVKAVMYITPVTAAFMPPLTYLGVSQLVGKNTPKQFFRLSFHLLPAIIVLLCMATRRAAIDIVLILIFIGYAAAILRLMRHGTDALRLAPFEGATSTYHAILFAAFALALSATLDTLIFLDFLWKDGALAVQVITFGNLGTLIILSIAAGVASRSHVPAEMPETPPQPKQTEELAEDKETILAVQAMMKDRHVYRDPDLNLDRLSRKMTLPSRQISAAINRATGKNVSQYVNEYRIAEACTLLAESATPVTEIMFDVGFQTKSNFNREFRRVTDMSPLEWRKKHGANGGMH, from the coding sequence ATGCTGTTTATTCCTCTTCCGTTTGTTGTTTCGCTTCTGCTGATCATTCTGTTTGTCGCCGTGATCAAGCGTGACTCCGAAACGGCAGCCAATATTCCCTTCCTTGCCCTGATTTTACTCAGTGCGCTGCAATCGGTTTTTTCAGGTTTACACTGGGGATATGACGTTAAGGCGGTCATGTATATCACCCCGGTGACAGCGGCGTTCATGCCCCCGCTGACCTATCTTGGGGTTTCGCAACTGGTGGGTAAAAACACGCCAAAGCAGTTTTTCCGGCTGAGTTTTCACCTCCTACCCGCCATCATTGTGCTTTTGTGTATGGCCACACGCCGCGCGGCAATTGATATTGTGCTGATCCTGATATTCATCGGGTATGCAGCCGCTATTTTGCGGCTCATGCGGCACGGCACGGATGCCCTGCGCCTGGCCCCGTTCGAGGGGGCGACATCCACCTATCATGCCATTCTGTTCGCGGCCTTTGCCCTGGCCCTGTCTGCCACGCTTGATACCCTGATTTTCCTGGATTTTTTATGGAAAGATGGCGCGCTTGCCGTTCAGGTCATTACCTTTGGCAATCTTGGCACCCTGATCATTTTGTCCATTGCCGCCGGTGTTGCCAGCCGCAGTCATGTACCCGCCGAAATGCCGGAAACCCCGCCACAACCAAAACAAACCGAAGAACTGGCCGAAGACAAAGAAACAATCCTTGCCGTCCAGGCGATGATGAAAGACCGGCATGTTTATCGTGATCCCGACCTTAACCTGGATCGCCTGTCCCGAAAAATGACACTGCCATCACGCCAGATCTCGGCTGCCATCAACCGCGCGACGGGCAAAAACGTGTCACAATATGTCAACGAATACCGCATTGCCGAGGCCTGTACCTTACTTGCGGAATCCGCTACCCCTGTTACCGAAATCATGTTTGATGTCGGTTTTCAAACCAAGTCGAACTTCAACAGGGAATTTCGCCGGGTGACGGACATGTCGCCGCTGGAATGGCGTAAAAAACATGGCGCAAATGGCGGCATGCACTAA
- a CDS encoding RNA methyltransferase: MRGYFGIGIEGASKPLNVGTLFRSAHAFGASFAFTVDADFQTEEAHATDTSKASEQMPYYHFPNLDNMMLPTGCTLVGVELTPDAIELPSFKHPARAAYVFGPERGDLSPETQEHCEFILKIPMKFCINVAIAANIVMYDRLITLGRFAPRPVRAGGPTEEKPVPFHGRQLFRTIRDKKKGNPDAFRRTPPPDYSVVDGTLGDDED; encoded by the coding sequence ATGCGCGGTTATTTCGGGATCGGGATTGAGGGTGCCAGCAAGCCCTTGAATGTTGGTACGCTGTTTCGATCGGCCCATGCCTTCGGTGCCAGCTTTGCCTTTACCGTCGATGCGGATTTTCAAACAGAAGAAGCACACGCAACCGATACTTCCAAGGCGTCCGAGCAGATGCCCTATTACCACTTTCCCAACCTGGACAATATGATGCTGCCAACGGGCTGCACCCTGGTGGGGGTGGAACTGACGCCTGACGCCATCGAACTGCCCAGTTTCAAACATCCGGCGCGGGCAGCCTATGTTTTTGGACCGGAACGGGGGGATCTGTCGCCTGAAACCCAGGAACATTGCGAGTTCATCCTGAAAATCCCGATGAAATTTTGCATCAATGTCGCCATTGCCGCCAATATCGTGATGTATGACCGCCTGATCACCCTTGGCCGTTTTGCCCCGCGCCCGGTGCGCGCTGGTGGCCCGACGGAGGAAAAACCCGTGCCGTTTCATGGTCGCCAGCTTTTCCGCACCATTCGCGATAAAAAGAAAGGCAATCCTGATGCCTTCCGCCGCACCCCGCCGCCCGATTACAGCGTGGTGGATGGCACCCTTGGCGATGACGAGGACTGA
- a CDS encoding CsbD family protein: MNWDQIEGKWKQLRGNVKEQWGKLTEDDIDRIDGNRDQLVGKLQEAYGIEREEADRQVSEWFDRL; this comes from the coding sequence ATGAATTGGGATCAAATCGAAGGCAAGTGGAAGCAGTTGCGCGGCAATGTCAAAGAGCAATGGGGCAAACTGACCGAAGACGACATTGACCGCATTGACGGCAACCGTGATCAGCTTGTCGGCAAGTTACAGGAAGCCTATGGCATCGAACGCGAAGAAGCGGACCGCCAGGTCAGCGAATGGTTTGATCGCCTGTAA
- a CDS encoding ABC transporter permease: MSSQIKQTLVMIRANLFSLPRRLSVSLSMVLSIALVVAVLVGFLAMARGFETALSSAGSPVVAVVLGGGTNQETGSDIPASAIRNIAASGGDMGVVRDPAGNIVLSRELVVPVEIREHGKSPATTLALRGMDVTGPGIRDGITLSAGRLFRPGSREIVVGNHLAGRFDGLSIGNVIRLGSVEWTVTGHFSAHGSAFESEIWADLDTVRAAFDRQGDVQSLHLRLQDPAAIAELNNRLRTITTTSLIAVSEASLYAAQSGQVSRLIKLFGWPLTLLMAVGATVGALNTMMSSVSNRTIEIATVRALGFSRLSAFLATWFEAVILAAIGAILGVITSWLVFDGWQASTMAANNTTVGFALTVTPDIMVTAGLLSLAIGFLGGAFPALVATRLPLTAALRPRS, from the coding sequence ATGTCATCCCAGATTAAACAAACACTTGTGATGATACGTGCCAATCTTTTCAGCTTGCCACGGCGCCTCTCGGTCTCGCTTTCAATGGTGCTGTCAATTGCGCTGGTGGTTGCTGTCCTGGTGGGGTTTCTCGCCATGGCCAGGGGGTTTGAAACCGCCCTTTCCAGTGCAGGGTCCCCTGTGGTTGCCGTTGTGCTGGGCGGGGGCACTAACCAGGAAACCGGGTCGGATATTCCGGCCAGTGCCATCCGCAATATCGCGGCAAGCGGCGGCGATATGGGTGTGGTACGCGATCCTGCCGGGAATATCGTTTTATCACGCGAACTTGTCGTACCTGTCGAAATACGGGAGCATGGTAAGAGCCCCGCGACAACACTGGCCCTGCGCGGCATGGATGTAACAGGGCCTGGCATTCGTGACGGCATTACGCTATCTGCCGGGCGCCTGTTTCGGCCTGGCAGCCGGGAAATTGTTGTGGGCAATCACTTGGCTGGCCGCTTTGATGGTTTGAGTATCGGTAATGTCATTCGGCTCGGATCGGTTGAGTGGACGGTCACCGGCCATTTTTCCGCACATGGCAGTGCCTTTGAATCCGAAATATGGGCCGACCTTGATACCGTTCGTGCCGCCTTTGACCGGCAGGGGGATGTGCAAAGCCTGCACCTGCGCCTGCAAGACCCGGCAGCGATAGCAGAACTGAATAACAGGCTTAGAACGATCACGACAACATCCCTGATCGCGGTTTCCGAAGCCAGCCTTTATGCCGCCCAGTCGGGCCAGGTTTCCCGTCTGATCAAACTGTTTGGCTGGCCGTTGACCCTGCTGATGGCGGTTGGTGCAACAGTGGGGGCCCTTAACACCATGATGAGCTCGGTTTCCAATCGCACAATCGAAATTGCCACCGTGCGCGCGCTGGGTTTCAGCCGCCTGTCAGCATTTCTGGCAACGTGGTTTGAAGCCGTCATTTTGGCCGCCATTGGCGCTATTCTTGGTGTGATAACATCCTGGCTTGTTTTTGATGGCTGGCAAGCCAGTACAATGGCAGCCAATAACACGACTGTCGGATTTGCCTTAACCGTCACACCTGACATCATGGTCACGGCTGGCCTTCTCAGCCTTGCGATTGGTTTTTTGGGCGGGGCTTTTCCGGCACTCGTCGCAACGCGGCTTCCGTTAACAGCGGCATTACGGCCACGTAGTTAG
- a CDS encoding DUF1289 domain-containing protein, translating into MAVSSPCIGICELDAEKQVCTGCFRHIHEIGAWGTASDGQKKRILQKARERKKQFERN; encoded by the coding sequence ATGGCAGTTTCATCCCCCTGTATCGGCATATGCGAACTGGATGCGGAAAAACAGGTTTGCACCGGGTGTTTTCGCCATATTCATGAAATCGGTGCCTGGGGTACGGCCAGCGACGGCCAGAAAAAACGTATTTTGCAAAAGGCGCGTGAGCGCAAAAAACAGTTTGAAAGAAACTAG
- a CDS encoding ATP-binding protein: protein MTTARRAMIKRAQEGLLSGAGNLHTILSSLRFWWIFGLIFLFCTLLFGAGLLGWYQAEQKSLREDRELVLERFTNRRENVLYNAFISFEQQLLIASETEDIRNFLSDDHSAATHLSVIVKQLPDIFQARILATNGREVIRVDRTVGGVVRIPDQDLQDKSDRYYYQRATKITADEVYISALDLNVENGKIEVPWRPTVRLISQILDKSGRKEGYLVFNIDASQMLAEFGSFAPRNVQTTLLNNDGYWLAGKPKQYLWGFMTGNETTLAKSDPVLWQKLESEKSNVVFEYADTLYTVRHLPLSGIISGGALIARQVEDNGLLVLGSISLESRLMAFEKRDFIFFAIWELLSGLLSWVGAHYLIKRRQTRDVQKRVDEQLLEVQRMASLGRIVAGVAHELRTPIGNALTTVSALSEDVDELGTAFRSSQIRRSTVEEHLEHLKGGCRIAQSNIERAVALIGHFKRTAVDQSTQNRRKFDLAIVLNSLLETVRPEFRKSSIILRKSCPAGLAMESYPSAIDQIILNLLQNAKVHAFVGRKSGMVSVRAFALTKDTICIEIVDDGVGIPAEFSDRIFEPFWSTKWNNGGSGLGLSVVANVVNRVLMGEITVNSVEGEGTTFRIVIPATAPLASVETDLHYNSD, encoded by the coding sequence ATGACAACGGCCCGGCGCGCCATGATCAAACGTGCCCAGGAAGGTTTGCTTTCTGGTGCCGGAAATTTGCATACCATTTTGTCCTCGTTGCGTTTCTGGTGGATCTTCGGGCTGATTTTTTTGTTCTGTACTTTGCTTTTTGGGGCAGGTTTGCTGGGCTGGTACCAGGCGGAACAGAAATCTTTGCGCGAAGATCGCGAACTGGTGCTCGAGCGTTTTACCAATCGTCGCGAAAATGTCCTCTACAATGCCTTTATCAGTTTCGAGCAACAATTGCTGATCGCCTCGGAAACCGAGGATATCCGCAATTTTTTATCCGATGATCATTCTGCCGCGACGCATCTTTCGGTCATCGTCAAACAGCTTCCAGATATTTTTCAGGCACGTATTCTGGCTACCAATGGCCGGGAGGTTATTCGGGTGGATCGCACTGTTGGCGGCGTTGTGCGTATTCCCGACCAGGACTTGCAGGACAAGTCCGACCGTTATTACTACCAGCGGGCGACAAAAATCACGGCAGACGAGGTTTATATCTCGGCGCTGGATTTGAATGTTGAAAATGGCAAGATCGAGGTTCCGTGGCGGCCAACTGTGCGTTTGATCTCGCAGATCCTCGATAAGTCGGGTCGCAAGGAAGGCTATCTGGTTTTTAATATCGATGCGTCACAAATGCTTGCGGAATTTGGCTCCTTTGCGCCTCGCAATGTTCAAACGACCCTGCTGAACAATGATGGCTACTGGCTGGCTGGTAAGCCAAAGCAGTATCTGTGGGGCTTTATGACAGGTAATGAAACGACCCTGGCAAAAAGCGATCCTGTTTTGTGGCAAAAGCTGGAAAGTGAGAAAAGCAATGTCGTTTTTGAATATGCTGATACGCTTTATACTGTTCGTCATTTGCCGCTTTCAGGCATCATTTCTGGTGGGGCGTTGATTGCCCGTCAGGTCGAGGATAATGGCCTTTTGGTTTTGGGCTCGATTAGCCTGGAAAGCCGTTTGATGGCCTTTGAAAAACGCGATTTCATTTTCTTCGCAATTTGGGAGCTGTTAAGCGGGCTGTTATCCTGGGTCGGGGCGCATTATTTGATCAAACGGCGTCAAACCCGGGATGTGCAAAAACGTGTTGATGAACAATTGCTTGAAGTTCAGCGGATGGCATCGCTGGGCCGCATTGTTGCCGGTGTCGCCCATGAATTGCGCACACCGATTGGCAATGCGCTGACCACGGTTTCGGCCCTGTCCGAAGATGTGGATGAACTGGGAACGGCATTCCGGTCCTCGCAAATCAGGCGCAGCACGGTCGAGGAACATCTGGAACATCTTAAGGGGGGCTGTCGTATTGCCCAGTCCAATATCGAGCGTGCGGTTGCCCTGATTGGGCATTTCAAACGCACTGCAGTGGACCAGAGCACCCAGAACCGCCGCAAGTTTGATTTGGCAATTGTGTTAAATTCTCTGCTTGAAACGGTCCGACCGGAATTTCGCAAATCCAGCATTATTTTACGCAAAAGCTGCCCGGCTGGCCTGGCTATGGAAAGTTATCCCAGCGCGATTGATCAGATCATTTTGAATCTGTTGCAGAATGCCAAGGTTCATGCCTTTGTCGGGCGTAAGTCGGGCATGGTTTCGGTTCGCGCCTTTGCCCTGACCAAGGACACGATTTGCATCGAGATTGTGGATGACGGTGTCGGCATCCCGGCGGAATTTTCAGACCGTATTTTTGAACCCTTTTGGTCCACCAAATGGAACAATGGTGGCAGCGGCCTGGGACTGAGCGTGGTGGCAAATGTCGTTAACCGGGTTTTGATGGGCGAGATTACGGTCAATAGTGTTGAAGGCGAGGGAACGACCTTCCGTATTGTGATCCCGGCGACAGCGCCGCTGGCCTCTGTCGAGACTGATCTGCATTATAATTCGGATTAA
- a CDS encoding ABC transporter permease — MTFLMLVRKNAWRKPFRSILLTVCVAIAFLIYGLTTSFVEGSQGTSGASDDILGVMNAGGRPLTLPMAYLARITAEPGVAAVSPVARLRGFVNTQRNIMALSAVDPEQILAVNGKELGLTPPLIAALNQDRDGILVGRALASSQNWSVGDTITLTTFQTTRSDGGHNWRFAIKGIFNGESTSTDTYFAIGRYDYVNATRAQGQGRDQVDTFAVRPGSSVSPAELASRIDHLFVNSAAPTRTQSERQFLSAFLRQYADITLIVDLVIGAAFVTLLLIVINTMIFAVRERTFEIAILKTLGFSNRKILVLVLSETLFVFVIGGLTGLALAKLATVFAMPALGLSFSPLLALKASLLILALGMATGLLPAFNAMRTPVIKAFRTR, encoded by the coding sequence ATGACCTTTTTAATGTTGGTGCGCAAAAATGCCTGGCGGAAACCGTTTCGCAGCATCCTGTTAACGGTCTGTGTCGCCATCGCCTTTTTGATCTATGGCCTGACAACAAGTTTCGTCGAAGGATCACAGGGAACAAGTGGGGCTAGCGACGATATTTTAGGCGTTATGAATGCGGGAGGACGCCCCCTGACCCTGCCAATGGCCTATCTTGCCCGCATCACGGCCGAACCCGGTGTTGCGGCCGTGTCGCCGGTGGCCCGCCTGCGGGGTTTTGTCAATACGCAAAGAAATATCATGGCGCTTAGTGCCGTTGACCCCGAACAAATTCTTGCCGTAAATGGCAAGGAACTGGGACTGACGCCACCATTGATCGCCGCCCTCAACCAGGATCGTGACGGTATTCTGGTTGGACGTGCCCTGGCATCCAGCCAGAACTGGTCAGTGGGCGACACAATTACCCTGACAACCTTTCAAACCACCCGGTCAGATGGCGGGCACAATTGGCGGTTTGCCATCAAGGGTATTTTCAACGGCGAAAGTACCAGTACCGATACCTATTTTGCCATTGGCCGGTACGATTATGTCAATGCCACCCGTGCGCAGGGACAGGGCAGGGACCAGGTCGATACATTTGCGGTTCGGCCCGGTTCGTCCGTTTCACCTGCCGAACTTGCCAGCCGAATTGACCATCTTTTTGTCAATTCGGCGGCCCCCACCCGCACACAGTCGGAACGGCAGTTTCTAAGTGCCTTCTTGCGCCAATATGCCGACATCACCCTGATCGTCGATCTGGTAATTGGTGCGGCCTTTGTCACGCTTTTGCTGATCGTCATCAACACCATGATTTTTGCCGTGCGCGAACGAACATTCGAGATCGCCATTCTCAAGACACTCGGCTTTTCCAATCGCAAAATACTGGTTTTGGTTCTGTCGGAAACGCTGTTTGTGTTTGTCATTGGCGGCCTGACCGGCCTTGCCCTGGCCAAACTGGCGACGGTCTTTGCCATGCCCGCACTGGGGCTGAGCTTTTCACCCCTTCTCGCCCTCAAGGCCAGTCTTCTGATCCTTGCGCTTGGTATGGCAACCGGCCTTTTGCCCGCGTTCAATGCCATGCGCACACCCGTCATCAAAGCTTTCAGAACAAGGTAA
- a CDS encoding ABC transporter ATP-binding protein: MTQNSYIALDGIQKSYRIGGETIPIFTNLDLSISEGEFVAIMGPSGSGKSTLLNLLAGIDTPDAGILRIHHQRIDRMGEAARSAWRAHNMGIVFQFYNLLPMLNAAENVALPLLLKPLSAAERQLRVTKVLNLVGLRGREKQYPSVMSGGQQQRVGIARAIVSDPSLLLCDEPTGDLDRKSADEVLEILAFLNREMGKTIIMVTHDPQAAHAASRLLHLDKGQFIDTERAAS; encoded by the coding sequence ATGACACAGAACAGCTATATCGCACTTGATGGCATACAAAAAAGCTATCGTATCGGCGGGGAAACCATCCCGATTTTCACCAATCTTGACCTTTCCATATCCGAAGGGGAATTTGTTGCCATCATGGGGCCGTCCGGTTCCGGTAAATCAACCCTTCTGAACCTTCTTGCCGGTATCGATACCCCGGATGCGGGCATATTGCGCATCCATCATCAGCGTATTGATCGCATGGGCGAAGCCGCACGCAGCGCGTGGCGTGCCCACAATATGGGCATTGTCTTTCAGTTCTATAATCTGTTGCCGATGTTAAATGCGGCGGAAAATGTGGCCCTGCCCCTACTGTTAAAACCCCTATCGGCAGCAGAACGCCAGCTTCGCGTCACCAAAGTACTGAATCTTGTCGGGCTTCGGGGGCGGGAAAAGCAATATCCATCCGTGATGTCAGGCGGGCAGCAACAGCGTGTCGGCATTGCGCGCGCCATTGTATCGGACCCATCCCTGTTGCTGTGCGATGAACCCACCGGTGATCTTGACCGGAAATCCGCCGACGAGGTTCTGGAAATACTCGCCTTTCTGAACCGGGAAATGGGCAAAACCATCATCATGGTCACACATGATCCCCAGGCCGCCCATGCAGCCAGCCGGTTATTGCACCTTGACAAGGGCCAGTTCATTGACACGGAAAGGGCAGCATCATGA